Proteins encoded in a region of the Nitrospira sp. genome:
- a CDS encoding P-loop NTPase fold protein yields MAAPKQTVPPPSKGVPNQTSDDDFAAEPAPTTDPPKTYAVTLVFDTEKGVRLAQPKRYPVVVSAQLARVLVRAASIAPTSEPPLQFSTLLIAMLVDEDKRLETQLKSLQGVNFEAIARKRAYNEASLRSLNEGTLRGDYLASMSAREALEETERIARATSGPVLDIRHLNAAYPILEKWHLKDFADFQIDRLDWARAVGSDMARQFPVERTYWMRYADRAAPVPLTSFSADVYTQEDLLGIDRSVDALALLMASTRTVTPLAIGVFGPWGSGKSFFMRHLQKRIVGLRKDEQDRIDSWVEKREKKSAKPEDAPLYFGEIAQVEFNAWHYNEGNLVASLVEQLFRNLRILPNDGDKELDARRANMLMQLKVLNSDLTTVEATVATAKQNVETAKTNVAHAARDAAVAKHQVDQHAQQIKIENDALKSELGKLDDALKAARLEPGHVDPNAVIAVAFGPLAPFFAKVQGASEDARNRVFDWKEFFGRVFSTKGLVIIALCLLVPLVLTLKDVLEAQWSALMGSVAAIVTALGSALDVFKRSRQQFEAKLAALDAEQDRRAEEVRKNIQQQQLALTENAKQKIAALSADLETRRKNLAECETAMNLAASNLAARAQVHDARLLERVTAEKKVRAAEAELERLSSALLLEEFITERASTDEYRKQLGFLALVRRDIERLSKLIDDANREWLATDNSKGKPSINRIVLYIDDLDRCKESTVLAVLEAVHLLLAFPLFVCAVAVDPRWVEKCLREARKQMFIDEDAPSGQVPTGATATVGDYLEKIFQIPIWMSPIESQTRATLVNSLLGPTAAPAARATGNGADHTATAQEDQPAQAGAFNTLVAYARERPDPLKILPEEAKFVGEIADLLSDRPRALKRFVNTYRLLKASLPDIERTDFVTEDASSPHRACLIQLAFFTSHPRLASELVSKLEAEATAANGALSPAPKVQTTFGGWLEKTFQEKSPVRKALEEIPASKAISLQVFQRWLPLTSRYLFHRAS; encoded by the coding sequence ATGGCAGCGCCTAAGCAGACTGTGCCCCCGCCTTCCAAAGGCGTGCCGAACCAGACGTCGGATGACGACTTTGCGGCGGAACCTGCGCCCACTACCGATCCTCCAAAGACCTATGCGGTGACACTGGTCTTCGATACGGAGAAAGGTGTCCGGCTTGCGCAGCCCAAGCGTTATCCCGTCGTCGTGTCGGCGCAGCTCGCGCGCGTTCTGGTGCGCGCGGCCAGTATTGCTCCAACTTCCGAACCACCGCTTCAATTCAGCACGCTGCTGATAGCGATGCTGGTCGACGAGGACAAACGCCTCGAAACGCAGCTCAAGTCTCTGCAGGGGGTGAATTTCGAGGCCATTGCACGCAAGCGAGCCTACAACGAGGCATCGCTTCGCAGTCTCAACGAAGGCACGCTCAGGGGCGATTACCTCGCTTCGATGTCGGCGCGCGAGGCTCTCGAGGAAACCGAGCGAATTGCGCGCGCGACATCCGGCCCGGTTCTCGACATCCGGCACCTCAATGCGGCCTACCCCATTCTCGAAAAATGGCACTTGAAGGACTTCGCCGATTTCCAGATCGATCGACTCGACTGGGCGCGTGCCGTGGGCTCGGACATGGCGCGACAGTTTCCAGTCGAGCGGACTTACTGGATGCGATACGCGGATCGCGCCGCGCCTGTACCGCTCACCTCGTTCAGCGCCGACGTGTACACGCAGGAAGACCTCCTGGGCATCGATCGCAGCGTCGATGCGCTGGCGCTCCTCATGGCCTCCACGCGCACGGTGACGCCGCTCGCCATCGGCGTGTTCGGCCCCTGGGGCTCGGGCAAGAGCTTCTTCATGCGTCACCTGCAGAAGCGGATCGTTGGGCTCCGCAAGGACGAGCAGGACCGGATCGACTCGTGGGTGGAGAAACGAGAGAAAAAATCCGCGAAACCGGAGGATGCACCTCTCTACTTCGGCGAAATAGCACAGGTGGAGTTCAACGCCTGGCACTACAACGAGGGCAATCTCGTCGCGAGTCTCGTCGAGCAGCTGTTCCGCAATCTCCGGATCCTGCCCAACGACGGCGACAAGGAGCTCGACGCACGGCGCGCGAACATGCTGATGCAGCTCAAGGTACTGAACAGTGATCTGACTACGGTCGAAGCGACCGTCGCAACCGCGAAACAGAACGTCGAAACCGCCAAGACGAACGTAGCCCACGCCGCAAGGGATGCCGCGGTGGCGAAGCACCAGGTCGACCAGCATGCACAGCAAATCAAGATCGAGAACGATGCATTGAAGTCAGAGCTCGGCAAACTCGATGACGCATTGAAGGCAGCCAGGCTCGAACCGGGCCACGTCGACCCCAACGCCGTAATTGCCGTGGCGTTCGGCCCGCTCGCGCCGTTTTTTGCGAAAGTTCAGGGCGCCAGCGAGGACGCGCGCAATCGGGTCTTCGATTGGAAAGAATTCTTCGGCCGGGTTTTCAGCACCAAAGGCCTCGTGATCATCGCCCTCTGCCTGCTGGTGCCCCTGGTGTTGACGCTCAAGGATGTGCTCGAAGCGCAATGGTCGGCCTTGATGGGTTCCGTGGCGGCTATTGTCACCGCGCTCGGCAGTGCCCTGGATGTATTCAAGCGCAGTCGCCAGCAGTTCGAAGCGAAGCTCGCGGCGCTCGATGCCGAGCAGGACCGACGCGCGGAGGAGGTTCGAAAGAACATTCAGCAACAGCAACTAGCCCTCACCGAAAACGCCAAGCAAAAGATTGCGGCGCTCAGCGCCGATCTCGAGACGCGCCGCAAGAATCTCGCAGAATGCGAGACGGCAATGAATCTCGCGGCCAGCAACCTTGCAGCCCGTGCGCAGGTACATGACGCACGGCTGCTCGAACGCGTCACAGCGGAGAAGAAAGTGCGTGCGGCGGAGGCGGAACTCGAACGGTTGTCGAGCGCGCTGCTGCTGGAGGAATTCATCACGGAACGCGCGAGTACCGACGAATACCGCAAGCAGCTCGGATTCCTGGCCCTGGTGCGCCGGGATATCGAGCGATTGTCAAAGCTGATCGATGACGCGAATCGGGAATGGCTTGCGACGGACAACTCGAAAGGAAAACCTTCGATCAATCGCATCGTGCTCTATATCGACGATCTCGACCGCTGCAAGGAAAGCACCGTGCTTGCCGTACTCGAAGCCGTGCACCTGCTGCTGGCGTTCCCTCTGTTCGTCTGCGCCGTGGCGGTGGACCCGCGCTGGGTGGAGAAATGCCTGCGCGAGGCCCGTAAGCAGATGTTCATTGACGAAGATGCACCCAGTGGCCAGGTACCGACCGGAGCGACCGCGACCGTCGGCGACTACCTGGAAAAGATCTTCCAGATTCCCATCTGGATGTCGCCGATCGAGAGCCAGACTCGAGCGACCCTGGTCAACTCCCTGCTCGGACCAACCGCGGCTCCCGCTGCCAGGGCAACTGGCAATGGTGCCGACCACACCGCGACGGCGCAGGAGGATCAACCCGCCCAGGCAGGCGCGTTCAACACACTGGTGGCTTATGCGCGCGAGCGACCCGACCCGCTCAAGATACTTCCCGAAGAGGCAAAATTCGTCGGTGAGATTGCCGACCTGCTCAGCGACCGGCCGCGCGCCCTCAAGCGCTTCGTCAATACGTATCGTTTGCTGAAGGCGAGTCTTCCGGATATCGAGCGAACGGACTTCGTGACCGAGGATGCCTCGAGCCCGCATCGAGCCTGCCTGATTCAGCTCGCGTTCTTCACGAGCCATCCACGATTGGCGTCGGAGCTGGTTTCGAAGCTCGAGGCCGAGGCCACTGCCGCGAACGGTGCCTTGAGTCCGGCTCCGAAGGTTCAAACGACGTTCGGAGGTTGGCTCGAAAAGACGTTCCAGGAGAAATCACCGGTGCGCAAGGCACTCGAAGAAATCCCGGCAAGCAAGGCGATTTCGCTGCAGGTCTTCCAGCGGTGGCTACCGCTGACGAGCCGCTATCTTTTTCACCGCGCAAGCTAG
- a CDS encoding transposase, which produces MEELEFPLAKIITRTMRLLTRLGALIKETDQTYLAETDTDGALKSLQAASCAYRIALGPRAGQKVLSLQSLPSVTRPSSPELRVNAHGFSFHAALRWRSDERAELEQLCRYITRPPIANERLKRNHAGQVVLQLKSPYKDGTPHMVMEPLEFMERLAALVPRPRLHLIRFHGVLAPNAKLRRQIVPAPAERAAAPPTDHASAQGEAPRMSWARLLKRVFDIDIEHCPNCSGALKIIAAPSSGSGQASKLR; this is translated from the coding sequence GTGGAAGAGCTTGAATTTCCACTCGCCAAGATCATCACGCGCACCATGCGCCTATTGACGCGCCTGGGGGCTCTCATTAAGGAAACCGACCAGACGTACCTCGCCGAAACGGACACCGATGGGGCGCTCAAATCCCTGCAAGCCGCCTCGTGCGCCTATCGTATTGCGCTGGGTCCGCGCGCCGGTCAAAAAGTGCTGAGCTTGCAAAGCCTGCCGAGCGTAACCAGGCCGTCCAGCCCAGAGCTGCGAGTCAACGCGCACGGCTTTAGCTTCCATGCGGCGCTGCGCTGGCGCTCCGATGAGCGCGCAGAACTCGAACAGCTCTGCCGCTATATCACCCGGCCGCCCATCGCTAACGAACGGCTCAAACGTAATCACGCCGGCCAAGTCGTGCTGCAACTGAAGAGTCCCTACAAAGACGGCACCCCCCATATGGTCATGGAGCCGCTGGAGTTCATGGAGCGTCTGGCGGCCCTGGTGCCGCGCCCGCGTTTACATCTGATCCGCTTCCACGGCGTGCTGGCGCCCAACGCGAAGTTGCGCCGTCAAATCGTTCCCGCTCCGGCAGAGCGTGCCGCCGCGCCCCCGACCGATCACGCGTCTGCCCAGGGAGAAGCGCCGCGCATGAGCTGGGCCCGGCTGCTCAAACGGGTCTTCGACATCGACATCGAACACTGCCCGAACTGCAGCGGCGCTTTGAAGATCATCGCCGCCCCTTCGTCAGGCTCAGGACAGGCATCGAAGCTCCGCTAG
- a CDS encoding transposase: MEAGDMRRFATVGHFASYCRCVGSEHVSNGKRKGAGNTKNGNKYLSWAFIEAAHFAIRYEGVIRKYYQRKQARTHPLVALKAVAHQLARTCDHLLREQVSFDLARAFG; the protein is encoded by the coding sequence ATGGAAGCCGGCGACATGCGGCGGTTTGCGACCGTCGGGCACTTCGCCTCCTATTGTCGCTGCGTCGGCAGCGAGCACGTGAGCAACGGTAAACGCAAAGGGGCAGGCAATACAAAAAACGGCAACAAGTATTTGAGCTGGGCGTTTATTGAAGCGGCTCACTTCGCCATTCGCTATGAAGGCGTGATTCGGAAGTATTATCAGCGGAAGCAGGCGCGGACGCATCCGTTGGTGGCGCTCAAGGCCGTGGCGCATCAATTGGCGCGGACCTGTGATCACCTGTTGCGCGAGCAGGTGTCGTTCGATCTGGCGCGCGCCTTCGGCTGA
- a CDS encoding IS3 family transposase (programmed frameshift) gives MERVPRQQYTKEFREQAVQLVLEQKLTIPEVARRLAMSGKTLENWVCRARRGQLATLGESRRPVTELEAEVSRLKRDLAEARMERDILKKATGVLCQGAAARYALMRTLRPQYPLSVLCRVLEVSRSGYYAWRTRRPSKRAQENARLEVAIQAAHVRTRQTYGPERLQAELREDGFPAGVGRIKRLRKKLRLRCKQVRWFTTTTDSKHSLPVAENVLAQTFVATRPNETWVTDITYIPTAEGWLYLAGIKDLYTCEVVGHAMGARMTTDLVQGALRNALDTKRPAPGLIHHSDRGSQYCAQDYQAQLRQFGLTPSMSRKGNCYDNAPMESFWGTLKNELVHHRRYETREQARREITEYIELFYNRQRRHSRLGNCSPAVFAQQWARQQLAA, from the exons ATGGAACGAGTTCCGCGACAGCAGTATACGAAGGAGTTCCGTGAGCAAGCGGTGCAGCTGGTCCTGGAACAGAAGTTGACGATTCCAGAGGTAGCAAGACGCCTGGCCATGTCGGGCAAGACGCTCGAGAACTGGGTGTGTCGAGCCCGGCGCGGTCAGCTCGCGACGCTGGGGGAGAGCCGACGGCCCGTGACAGAGCTGGAGGCCGAGGTCTCTCGGCTGAAGCGCGACCTGGCCGAGGCGCGGATGGAGCGCGACATCTTAAAAAAAGCCACCG GCGTACTTTGCCAAGGCGCAGCTGCCCGGTACGCGCTCATGAGGACGCTGCGGCCCCAGTATCCCCTGAGTGTGTTGTGTCGGGTGCTGGAGGTGTCCCGAAGTGGGTACTATGCCTGGCGCACGCGCCGTCCCTCGAAGCGCGCTCAGGAGAACGCGCGCCTAGAAGTGGCGATCCAGGCCGCGCATGTGCGCACCCGGCAGACCTATGGGCCGGAACGTCTCCAAGCGGAATTGCGTGAGGATGGGTTCCCCGCTGGGGTCGGACGCATCAAACGGCTACGCAAGAAACTGAGACTACGTTGCAAACAGGTGCGCTGGTTCACGACCACGACGGATTCAAAGCACTCGCTGCCGGTGGCGGAGAATGTCTTGGCCCAAACGTTTGTCGCCACGCGCCCGAACGAGACCTGGGTCACCGACATCACGTATATCCCCACCGCAGAAGGGTGGTTGTATCTGGCGGGGATCAAAGATCTGTATACATGTGAGGTGGTTGGGCATGCGATGGGGGCGCGGATGACGACGGACTTGGTGCAGGGGGCGCTCAGGAACGCTCTCGACACCAAGCGCCCGGCCCCGGGGCTCATTCATCATTCTGATCGCGGCTCTCAATATTGTGCCCAGGACTATCAAGCGCAATTGCGGCAGTTCGGCCTGACCCCGTCTATGAGTCGGAAGGGCAACTGCTATGATAACGCGCCGATGGAGAGTTTCTGGGGAACGCTCAAGAATGAGCTGGTGCACCACCGGCGGTATGAAACACGGGAGCAGGCTCGGCGAGAGATCACGGAGTACATCGAGCTCTTCTATAACCGTCAGCGTCGGCATTCCAGGCTGGGAAATTGCTCGCCCGCGGTGTTTGCCCAGCAGTGGGCTCGTCAACAGCTGGCGGCGTGA
- a CDS encoding transposase, whose translation MSCPSCPSRLPVILATLEPYRATVQGAAVESTYNWYWLVDGLMDAGYRVHLAHAPALPQCSGLKHVDDQHDAQWLAHLLRLGILPTGYIDPKAERAIRDLLRKRSQLVRHKTMVVLSLQSLLTRLTGSRLSLPRLRALTPEHIQTLVPFPEQVQAVMSLLAVLACLEHEGRTIENRVREAGRTQPGYALLQTVPGIGPILAGTILLVC comes from the coding sequence GTGTCTTGTCCATCTTGTCCCAGTCGCCTGCCGGTGATCCTCGCGACGCTGGAGCCGTATCGAGCTACGGTCCAGGGTGCGGCGGTCGAATCCACTTATAATTGGTACTGGTTGGTTGATGGCCTCATGGACGCCGGCTACCGCGTGCACTTGGCCCATGCGCCCGCGCTTCCACAGTGTAGTGGGCTCAAGCACGTTGACGATCAGCACGATGCGCAGTGGTTAGCCCACCTGCTCCGCCTGGGCATCCTTCCCACCGGCTATATTGATCCCAAGGCAGAACGGGCCATCCGAGATCTGCTCCGCAAACGCAGTCAACTCGTCCGACACAAAACCATGGTGGTGCTCAGTCTGCAAAGTCTGCTCACGCGGCTCACCGGGAGCCGCCTCTCTCTGCCGCGACTCCGGGCACTGACCCCCGAACACATTCAGACCCTCGTGCCGTTTCCCGAACAGGTGCAGGCAGTCATGAGTTTGTTGGCGGTCCTGGCGTGTCTGGAGCACGAGGGGCGTACGATCGAGAACCGAGTCCGAGAAGCCGGGCGGACCCAGCCCGGCTATGCGCTGTTGCAGACCGTCCCCGGCATCGGCCCCATCTTGGCGGGCACCATTCTCTTGGTGTGCTAG
- a CDS encoding carbonic anhydrase family protein has product MDKTQQDARLQSHWGYWGIEGPKHWAMLSPQYMTCEAGSEQSPINIHAPHHSNTQETLAFDYKPTPVHVANNGHTIQVDYKSYSVLHVNDRTYRLRQFHFHDPSEHEIEGVRYPMELHLVHQDPRGHIVVVSVFLELGAANPWIANIWNWMPKTTTKVFTPLFINVAEILPSNTHHYTYKGSLTTPPCTEGVQWILLEKPVQISADQQKRLADIVGENARPVQSIHGRDVEEY; this is encoded by the coding sequence ATGGACAAGACACAACAGGACGCTCGCCTACAGAGTCATTGGGGCTATTGGGGGATCGAAGGGCCTAAACATTGGGCCATGTTGAGCCCGCAATATATGACGTGCGAAGCCGGCTCTGAGCAATCGCCCATCAATATCCACGCGCCTCACCATTCCAATACGCAAGAAACGCTGGCGTTCGATTACAAACCGACTCCTGTTCACGTCGCCAACAACGGTCATACCATCCAAGTGGACTATAAATCGTACAGCGTGCTGCATGTGAACGACCGGACTTACCGCCTTCGGCAGTTTCATTTTCATGACCCCAGTGAACACGAGATTGAGGGAGTCCGTTACCCGATGGAGCTTCATCTCGTGCACCAGGATCCTAGGGGGCATATCGTCGTGGTCAGTGTCTTTCTGGAGCTCGGTGCCGCAAATCCTTGGATCGCCAATATCTGGAACTGGATGCCTAAAACGACGACCAAGGTGTTCACACCGCTCTTCATAAACGTCGCAGAGATTCTCCCGTCAAATACTCACCATTATACGTACAAGGGTTCCTTAACCACACCGCCTTGTACCGAGGGAGTGCAGTGGATTCTGCTGGAAAAACCCGTTCAGATATCTGCCGATCAACAGAAGCGGTTGGCGGACATTGTCGGAGAGAATGCTCGACCGGTGCAATCCATCCATGGACGGGACGTGGAGGAGTATTAG
- a CDS encoding TolC family protein, which produces MTLSMPVRRSTLHPCVGSRPIGRLSRGLMTIPLLCGMFACQFPHHGVEGARINDKAKAQTVTFGGGPHRQSPSGQILQAREVDPQKEAELLTPPFTLEKLGNLALRFNPTLAQAVGHVEAEEAKVLQAGLYPNPILGFSGVQFFLPSGGPIFIGGYAQQTFISGGKLRLSREKFLMRASLAEIEALEQMFRVTNSMRINYFTVLGAQRILQIQKERLQWAQDQLVMAQGRFNKGVVDGAVVQHLQIVLQEREWKVLEAENSLRMHWENLVTSIGKLLPLSPLEDNLEADLTPPLEFDKELERMLDASPELAHAELFVKFDHIKVQREQVEPIPNLTIVAGGGVNHEGAPRAGPGPWNVANVDVSINLPIFDRNQGTIQQAKAALKNAQYEITRMQLDLRRRLADAFGMYLTSLQYVRALQSAILPQAETRYTAQLKSYQENRANWRAVLEAQDELFAQRQNHVVRLVQLHIPRVLIKGFLLSGGPPPVGLPGDPFRNANGLTPAPAPDIPGHITATPKPR; this is translated from the coding sequence ATGACGCTGTCCATGCCTGTTCGGCGCTCGACTCTGCACCCTTGTGTTGGCAGCCGGCCTATCGGCCGGCTGTCACGGGGCCTAATGACCATACCCCTTCTCTGCGGAATGTTTGCTTGTCAGTTCCCTCATCACGGGGTGGAAGGGGCGCGCATCAATGACAAAGCCAAAGCGCAGACTGTGACATTCGGCGGCGGCCCGCACAGGCAGTCACCTTCCGGACAGATTCTGCAGGCCCGCGAGGTCGATCCGCAGAAAGAAGCGGAGCTGCTGACCCCGCCGTTCACACTGGAGAAGTTGGGCAATCTGGCGCTTCGGTTCAATCCCACCCTCGCCCAAGCGGTCGGGCATGTGGAGGCGGAAGAAGCCAAGGTGTTGCAGGCCGGGCTCTACCCCAATCCGATCCTGGGTTTTTCAGGCGTGCAGTTCTTTCTTCCTTCCGGCGGCCCCATCTTCATCGGCGGCTACGCGCAACAAACGTTCATCTCCGGGGGCAAGCTGCGCCTGAGCCGCGAGAAGTTCTTGATGCGCGCCTCGTTGGCGGAAATCGAGGCACTCGAGCAGATGTTCAGGGTGACTAACAGCATGCGGATCAACTATTTCACCGTGCTCGGCGCGCAACGCATCTTGCAGATCCAGAAGGAGCGCCTTCAATGGGCGCAGGATCAGCTCGTCATGGCGCAGGGAAGGTTCAACAAAGGCGTTGTCGATGGCGCCGTTGTCCAGCACCTTCAGATCGTCCTGCAGGAACGGGAGTGGAAGGTCCTGGAAGCGGAAAACAGCCTGCGCATGCATTGGGAGAATCTCGTGACCAGCATCGGGAAGCTGCTCCCCCTAAGCCCGCTGGAAGACAACCTCGAAGCAGACCTGACGCCGCCGCTCGAATTCGACAAGGAACTGGAGCGGATGCTCGACGCAAGTCCCGAGCTGGCGCATGCGGAGCTCTTCGTGAAGTTCGATCACATCAAGGTCCAGCGGGAACAGGTCGAGCCGATCCCTAACCTCACGATCGTCGCGGGCGGCGGCGTGAACCACGAAGGGGCCCCCCGAGCGGGACCTGGGCCCTGGAATGTGGCTAATGTGGATGTGTCCATCAACCTGCCGATCTTCGACCGGAACCAGGGCACGATTCAGCAAGCCAAGGCGGCTCTCAAGAATGCACAGTACGAAATCACACGCATGCAATTGGATTTGCGGCGCCGGCTGGCTGATGCATTCGGGATGTATCTGACCTCGCTGCAGTACGTGCGGGCTCTGCAGAGCGCCATTCTCCCGCAGGCCGAAACACGCTACACCGCCCAGCTCAAAAGCTATCAAGAGAATCGGGCGAACTGGCGAGCGGTGCTGGAGGCGCAGGACGAGCTCTTCGCGCAAAGACAGAACCATGTCGTGCGTCTGGTGCAACTGCACATCCCCCGCGTGTTGATCAAGGGGTTTCTCTTGAGCGGTGGGCCGCCGCCCGTCGGCTTGCCCGGAGATCCCTTCCGGAACGCCAATGGCTTGACGCCGGCCCCGGCTCCCGACATCCCGGGCCATATCACCGCGACGCCGAAGCCGCGTTAA
- the fdhD gene encoding formate dehydrogenase accessory sulfurtransferase FdhD, whose amino-acid sequence MRILDDPSHCHPDPSAVLEQRMVDMQVERWSGSDVLHDQDLLAVEEALEIRLVYGATHRRTRKTISVTMRTPGNDLDLAVGFLLAEGLIRCPEDVQTMQHCGPPAGSLRLRNVVLVELRSEAKIDPTGLERHFLSTSSCGVCGKASIEALPPLRRTRLSDGFVVAASIIHDLPDMLRHSQMVFDSTGGLHAAALFDRYGRLHDVKEDVGRHNALDKLVGRQFLDGMVPLYDRVLLVSGRVGYELVQKAIAAGIPILAAVGAPSSLAVDLAKDANMTLVGFVRDGRFNIYSASQRICDINESATGLVTADNLLTSGVNSERRKIPDVPEDQ is encoded by the coding sequence ATGAGAATTCTCGATGACCCAAGCCACTGTCATCCTGATCCGTCCGCGGTACTCGAACAGCGAATGGTCGACATGCAGGTGGAACGGTGGAGCGGCTCCGATGTGTTGCACGACCAAGATCTGTTGGCGGTCGAAGAGGCGCTCGAGATTCGTCTTGTGTACGGTGCTACACACCGGCGCACACGTAAGACGATCTCCGTGACGATGCGGACTCCGGGCAACGATCTGGACTTGGCTGTCGGATTTCTCTTAGCCGAAGGCCTCATCCGTTGCCCCGAGGACGTTCAAACAATGCAGCACTGCGGCCCTCCCGCGGGATCGCTCCGGCTCAGGAACGTCGTGCTCGTCGAACTGCGGTCCGAGGCGAAGATTGACCCGACCGGTCTGGAACGACATTTCCTCTCTACGTCAAGCTGTGGTGTCTGCGGAAAGGCTTCGATCGAGGCCCTGCCGCCCTTGCGCCGAACCCGATTATCGGATGGTTTCGTCGTGGCTGCTTCCATCATCCACGACCTCCCCGACATGCTGCGTCACTCGCAGATGGTATTCGATTCTACCGGAGGCTTGCATGCAGCCGCGCTCTTTGACCGGTACGGACGGCTGCACGATGTGAAAGAAGATGTCGGGCGGCATAACGCTCTCGACAAACTGGTAGGCCGGCAGTTTCTCGATGGCATGGTCCCCTTGTATGACCGAGTGCTCCTCGTGAGCGGACGCGTGGGCTATGAACTGGTCCAAAAGGCGATCGCAGCCGGCATTCCGATCCTGGCCGCCGTCGGCGCTCCGTCGAGCCTCGCAGTAGATCTTGCGAAGGATGCCAATATGACGCTGGTCGGCTTCGTGCGGGATGGTCGCTTCAACATCTACAGCGCCTCTCAACGAATCTGTGACATCAACGAATCTGCAACAGGACTGGTGACAGCTGACAACCTTCTCACCTCAGGGGTGAACTCTGAGCGCAGAAAAATTCCCGATGTCCCAGAGGACCAATAG
- a CDS encoding cytochrome c, which translates to MSLSEWTGRAATVAALAVAALGSYDSFSQVLPADSVKRGEYLERAGDCISCHTAKGGLPFAGGRRIDTPFGYMLSSNITPDLETGIGNWSADDFYRAMHDGVNRQGQDMYPVMPYDFYTKVTREDVDAIFAYLKTVKPALNTVDTNHLHFPFSLRKTMAVWRELYFTEGTFKPVPEKSEAWNRGAYLVEGLGHCSDCHSPRNLLGGIEKSRDFSGAVVDGWFALDLSSDIATGLGSWSVDDIATYLKTGAYKGKTSAFGPMAEVVQNSTSRMSDADLKAMAEYLKSIPPETRLRTGRRVPDATRQKGATLYSDNCSSCHQSLGRGMPGIFPPLAGNGAVVASDPADIFNVVLGGIPTQSKYMPMPPFAGQLTDQDIADITNYIRTSWGNAAQPNATAAAVAKIRATMPKAK; encoded by the coding sequence ATGTCACTATCTGAATGGACAGGTCGTGCCGCGACAGTCGCCGCACTTGCCGTTGCTGCACTCGGATCATACGACAGTTTTTCCCAGGTGTTGCCGGCGGATTCGGTCAAGCGAGGCGAGTACCTCGAGCGTGCCGGCGATTGCATCTCCTGCCACACCGCAAAAGGCGGTCTACCCTTCGCCGGCGGCCGGCGCATCGACACGCCGTTCGGCTATATGCTTTCGTCCAATATCACGCCCGATCTGGAAACGGGCATCGGCAACTGGTCGGCCGACGACTTCTACCGGGCAATGCACGATGGCGTGAACAGGCAGGGACAAGACATGTACCCGGTCATGCCGTACGATTTCTACACGAAGGTGACACGCGAGGACGTCGACGCAATCTTTGCGTACCTGAAGACCGTCAAGCCAGCGCTGAACACCGTCGACACAAACCATCTGCATTTCCCGTTCAGCTTGCGGAAAACGATGGCCGTCTGGCGCGAGCTTTACTTTACTGAGGGCACATTTAAGCCGGTGCCGGAAAAGTCCGAGGCATGGAATCGAGGCGCCTACCTGGTCGAGGGGCTCGGCCACTGCAGCGACTGCCATTCGCCGAGGAATCTCTTGGGCGGCATTGAAAAGAGTAGGGATTTCTCCGGCGCCGTCGTCGACGGATGGTTCGCGCTGGACCTCAGTTCTGACATCGCGACCGGATTGGGCTCTTGGAGCGTCGACGACATCGCAACATACTTGAAAACCGGCGCATACAAGGGCAAAACCTCGGCGTTCGGGCCGATGGCTGAAGTCGTCCAGAACAGCACGAGCCGCATGTCCGACGCTGATCTCAAAGCGATGGCCGAGTACCTGAAGTCCATTCCTCCAGAGACAAGGCTGCGCACTGGACGACGGGTCCCGGACGCAACGCGGCAAAAGGGAGCCACACTGTATTCGGATAATTGCAGCTCCTGTCATCAATCGCTTGGGCGCGGCATGCCGGGCATCTTTCCGCCGCTTGCTGGTAACGGCGCCGTGGTCGCGTCCGATCCAGCGGATATCTTCAATGTCGTGCTGGGCGGCATACCGACGCAAAGCAAGTATATGCCGATGCCGCCGTTCGCAGGCCAGCTAACCGATCAGGACATCGCCGACATCACCAATTACATCCGGACGAGCTGGGGCAACGCTGCGCAGCCGAACGCCACCGCAGCAGCAGTGGCCAAAATACGCGCGACAATGCCGAAGGCGAAGTGA